From Candidatus Firestonebacteria bacterium RIFOXYD2_FULL_39_29, one genomic window encodes:
- a CDS encoding 1-(5-phosphoribosyl)-5-amino-4-imidazole-carboxylate carboxylase, producing MRAFDVNKILEQVRSGKLSVSKAAEAFKHLPIKALDFANIDTHRAMRSGFPEVVFCQGKTSLQIVAIMKEIFKNSGYCLGTRANENVFKSVRCAFGKKAEFNKLGRTILIKNPSKEIKKTGLVAVLTAGTSDIPVAEEAAVTAEATGSNVVRIYDVGVAGIHRLFSHYEKIREAKVIVAVAGMEGALPSVVGGLVDKPVIAVPTSVGYGANFGGVSALLTMLNSCASNVVTVNIDNGFGAGYTASIINRLK from the coding sequence ATGCGCGCGTTTGACGTAAATAAAATACTAGAGCAGGTAAGGAGCGGAAAACTCAGTGTGTCCAAAGCCGCCGAAGCTTTTAAACATTTGCCTATCAAAGCCCTTGATTTTGCAAATATAGACACGCATCGCGCTATGCGCTCAGGCTTTCCTGAAGTGGTGTTTTGCCAGGGAAAAACAAGTTTACAGATAGTTGCAATTATGAAAGAGATATTTAAGAATTCCGGTTATTGTCTGGGAACCCGTGCAAATGAAAATGTCTTTAAATCAGTTCGATGTGCATTTGGAAAAAAAGCGGAGTTTAACAAACTTGGAAGGACCATTCTTATAAAGAATCCTTCTAAAGAAATTAAAAAAACAGGTCTTGTGGCTGTTTTAACAGCAGGGACTTCAGATATTCCCGTTGCCGAAGAAGCTGCCGTTACTGCGGAAGCAACCGGAAGTAATGTTGTAAGGATATATGACGTAGGAGTAGCCGGGATACACAGGTTGTTCAGTCATTACGAGAAAATAAGGGAAGCAAAAGTAATTGTTGCTGTCGCGGGAATGGAGGGAGCACTCCCCAGTGTTGTAGGCGGGTTGGTAGATAAACCTGTTATTGCTGTTCCTACAAGCGTCGGCTATGGTGCCAATTTCGGCGGAGTTTCGGCCCTTTTAACGATGTTAAACTCATGTGCTTCCAATGTAGTCACTGTAAACATAGATAACGGTTTCGGTGCAGGTTATACTGCAAGTATTATTAATAGGTTGAAGTAA